The genomic interval GCAGCGACTTTGTTAGAGGAGCTACCATGCAAAAATACGGCCCTACACTGTATGTTGGAGCTGGAATCCCTATTCCGATCCTTAACGAGAGAATAGCTAAAAGAACTGCCATAAGCGATGAAGATATAACCTGCAGAATTTTTGATTATGGAATCCCAAGACGCAGCCGTCCAGTTTTAAAAGAAACTAATTACAAAGAGTTAAAAACAGGAAAAATCGAAATTAACGGCATTGAAATTAAAACATCTCCATTATCTTCCTATAAAAAGGCTGAAGAAGTTGCCTGTGAACTTAAAGAATGGATAAGTAGGGGAAAATTCTTCCTTACAGAGCCAGTTAATCATATACCCTCTAAAGGATACACAGTTAAACCTCTTGAAATTAAGAAACCTTCAATCCTTGTAAAAAATATTGAGAGTAAGCCTGTGATAATAGCTCACCCTACAGATGAAATAGGTGATGTTGCCAGAAAATTAGTGGAAAATAACATTAACCATCTGCCTGTTGTAGATACTGATAGTAAACTCATGGGCATTGTAACATCATGGGACATAGCAAATGCCATTGCCAGAGGAAAGGCAAAATTAAAGGATGTTATGACAAAAAGGGTAATAATTGCAAGAGAAGATGAACCTGTGGATGTTGTAGCACGTAGAATTGATAAATATGAGATTTCTGGACTTCCAATTGTCGATAAGGACAATAAAGTAAAAGGGATGATTACTGCAGAAGATATTTCTCGGTTAATTGGTGAAAGTGCAAAAAATAATGATGGGGTGTAAGTATGAAAGCATGGTTAACGTTTTCACCAGATATAGTCAAT from Methanobacterium sp. carries:
- a CDS encoding homocysteine biosynthesis protein; translated protein: MKTIKEINQKIRDGNAVVLTAAEMTQYVEENGLKKSAEEVDVVTTGTFGAMCSSGAFLNFGHSDPPVKMNRTFLNSVEAYSGLAAVDAYIGATQLNKNPQIGMDYGGAHLIEDIIKGKEIELVVEAYGTDCYPTMEIETIIDIESLNYATMVNPRNCYQNYAVATNSTDETLYTYMGTLLPNYGNINYSSAGQLSPLINDPYFETMGMGTRIFLCGGEGYIIGEGTQHSTGVERRNGVPVGPAGTLMLMGDMKKMSSDFVRGATMQKYGPTLYVGAGIPIPILNERIAKRTAISDEDITCRIFDYGIPRRSRPVLKETNYKELKTGKIEINGIEIKTSPLSSYKKAEEVACELKEWISRGKFFLTEPVNHIPSKGYTVKPLEIKKPSILVKNIESKPVIIAHPTDEIGDVARKLVENNINHLPVVDTDSKLMGIVTSWDIANAIARGKAKLKDVMTKRVIIAREDEPVDVVARRIDKYEISGLPIVDKDNKVKGMITAEDISRLIGESAKNNDGV